CCACAATTTCAATAgcattaaattcttttaatttttggaATGAATATATAATAAAACACTAGCTTCAAATTAACTAACATAGAAATAACTAGTTTTATCAAGAAATAGTAGCAATTAATgttcttattttattaaaattgcaatctaacttcctattataccatttatctctcttattaattttaacttttcaattttcctaccaccaataaatgaagggtacaattgataaagtataattaatgctctctttaACTTTGTAAAGTGACAGATAATTAGGAATAAAATTAAGCTATAAATAgtgtcagttatataggaacggagagaGTTAGGTGGTGAAGAGTGATGACAGAAGTGACTAGAAAATACAACTTCATGGAGAAAATTTACATTTAGGACAAGAAACACCTATATCGTATTACAATAGGTCCCCTTAGGCAATCTACACAGTGGAAGCGAACATAACTAAACACGAGCTCTATTTTGAACTTCTTTCCACTTACAACACGGAGAAAACATGGCAATATGGCATGGTTTAACTTGGCATGTTAAAGGCAAGTTATATGATAAAAAATGGAGTACAAACTAGGAAACGGAAGGCTCTTCATCCTCCTAAGTCCTAACGGTTGAATATTAGCTGAGGGACTCTCTGGTCGCCAAAGCACTGCAtttaacaacaacaataattacGCAGGGGCATcataacaaacaaacaaaaagcaTGAAAGCGAAAACGGTTATATCCTTCTTAACACTAAAATAATGGTCTTCCACGTTCAATTTCTAACAACGTTCATTTTCACATAATGTTGCTTTGAATATGCTTAGAAGTTTCTACAACTTCTATTATCGTCCTTTTCATTTCCACCCACGCCATCCTAGATTTTCCTATTACATCCATCCATTTTACCAGTATTTCTCGTTATTTTGATAATATTAAGGAACTTAGACACTAACCCACATCCAAATTCAAGACTTTCTAGCCTACAGTCATGTTGGCATTATTCTGTTGTACAATTGGATTCTTGCTACCCCAACATTCCATGTCATGAAGCATATTTTAGCAAATGCAATAAAATTGACCCTTCAATGTCCAAGATATTCAGATCACAAAACTCTAATTGCACTGCAAATCCACAAACCAGCCATTTCTAGGATGAAACATCCAGTGGAATCTTCTTGACTTGTTGGCAACTGATATCTTTTGAAGCGTTTGACTATTCTACACTTTCTAGTGAAACCTTACTTTGAAATAAAACCCTGATATAACAAAGGTATATATATCTATGCGTACGATCTCTGCTTGACCATTTTAAATTGAATCCTTTCAAAATTAATGTAAAAATAAATGcatctatttgaagaaagatttgttTTCCTGGAGTATGACACATGTTATCAAAGGGAGCATATAAGCCATACAGATAAATAAATGGAAAATAGTAGCAGGACCTGCATGTCAGATTGATACTATCGGGATCCAATATGCCAACTGGATATGTTTTTTCATAGATATTCCTCACAACTGGAACTTGATCGACTCCATGTTCCTTCATAATCATTTGGGCAAAGCGAAGTTCCATATCAGGAGTAGCTGTCCATGGTACACTACATATTCCTCCATCTAATAGGCATAATTCAGAAACTAAAAGCTCCtgaaagaagaggaagaatcaAATAGTCATAtttataaatctaaaataaagtTGTTTAGTTCAGCATTTGTTTTACTTTTAGCAGTAtacaatttatttaataaaaggcCCCACCAAGCTCTACATAAGCACCTCTCCGACTGCATTGAGCCATCAAACAATCATAAAGTGGCCAAATTCTCACTTACCAGAAAGGTAGCCATTTTCCCCGCGAGTTTATGAATTATGCAATGCTACCAAATATCTACATTCTACGCATGAAATCCAATAACACAAAGGAAAAAGACATATTATCTTCAAACAATAGATCCACAAGGAACATTTTGAAACTTGGGCTTCCCAGGATATACTACAAGTATAGTGAAGCAATGTTTGTTATTCTACATTTGTGTAATGGATGCTCAATGTTTGGTCAAATGTGTAATACCAGAACTTGGTTCCTCTGTTATGTATCATTATAAGTGATGGTATGAAATTGCAAGTTCATAATTTATAGGCTGCCTAATTTATATTCAAATTTCACTAGTACACCATCACCTATTATCTTAGGATTTTTAAATTCAAGGCCTAAATTCAATATTCTGCAATTGGTTTTTTCCTCCTCAGCAGCAATTTAGATTATAATTGTAAATAATCTAGGTTCCCACAAAGTACGTCATTatgtccccgtaggatagctcaagtggtaggagctggggacatatgggttgggtaggggaggtccagTGATCGATTcatggcgggtgcaatttatctttccgatgtaccaaaaaaaaaagtacgtCATTATTGAAAGCATATATAGATTTCACATTCGATAAAGATAGAACATAGACTCTTCTACCTTCGGATTTTTGCTTCTCGCTTTTGCAAATTTTCCATAGTCTTGAATGTCTCTAAGCGTCAATAAACCAATCAAAGTATCATCAGTATCAACAATTACCGCACAAGACTGTTTCTCCACAAGCATGAGATCTATTACTTCAGTAAGCAGTGTGCACATTGACACTGACACATATCTAGTCTTCATGGCTTCCGAAACAAATGTTCTCCTTGTCAAATATGTCGTTTCAACATTATCATCTACACATAGTGAACTTTCGACTTGACACAAATTACTCAAAGATGACACACCTTCAGAAAAGGTATTACCAGTAGATGACTCAATTGAACTACAGGAAGATATTTCTGGAAGTGAAGCAGAGCTTGAGTTTTCCAACTTCAGCTTTTTTGTCTCCCTGTCGTCGCCTCTCTTTGTCTGTATGGATGAAATCCATGAAGACACACCTACCGCTGCAAGTAGTGGTAAAACAATCCTATAGTCCTGTGTCAATTCAAAGAGAAGCAAAACTGCAGTAAGTGGTACTTGACAAACGCCTGCAAGAGTCGCAGCCATTCCAACCTGCAAAAGGAACTTCAATATGATCATCCGCGGCATGCCAGCTTCTTTTCCTGAATATTTGCAGAAGATAGATGAAATAATAAACCAAGAATtctgaaatattaaataattgtgATTAGCTACACACAGAAAAGGGGGTTCCTTCAGGAAAAGGCTCAATTATTCATCCATGGAAGTCATCGCTGATTGAGCAAATTGGCCTCCCATCCCAAagacaagaagaaaaaagatcATGCCAAACATAAAATatctaataataaatattatatagccaaaaaagaaagaatagtACCAGGCCATAAGCTTGTGGTGATGCCACTTCCAACACAGAGAGGTTGACCAAAGGACTAGATTCAGAAACAGCCAACCCAATTAATTTCCCATAAGCCATCCCAGTTGCCCCACCAATAAAGAGAGAGGGGGCATAATATCCTCCCACTAATCCAGAGGCACGGCATAAAGATGTTGCAACAATCTTGACAGCTATTAGCTGAAGCAATAGGTCAGTGGAAAGGCCTTTAACAAATGGCCGAGATTCTAACAAAATGTCGACATTCTCAAAACCCCAGTAGAGGATTTCAGGATATGCCAATGCTGTCAACCCAACTGATAAGCCTCCCAATACAGGGAATGAAGCTCTTGGAATGCCAGTGGCCTTATGAAGATTGTCAAAAATAGTCAACATATATGATGTACACCAAGATAGGGCCAATGACACCAGGCCACATAAAATGCCTAGCAGTAGATACAGCGGGAGCTCTGAAATCAAGTTAAATACTCTCACAGTAAAACATACCAACCAGATTGAGGATAGCAAGAAATGTTCCCAAAGAAACCAGCTtttgttttcttcaaattcaaaatcATCATATGAAAAGAATATATTACCCAGTTTCAGTCTAAAAAGAAGTCTATGTCTGATTCTATTAAATATTATGTCAAACTTGAAGTACTATAATACAAGCAATATTTAGAACTGAAATCACATTGAACTACAGTAAAACAGTTTTCTGTTTGAAGTACAATAATGCAGGTGGTTAATTGCTATGTTTCTGATGGTCAAACAAGGAGATTCATCAGGAGTGATTGTGACTCTTGTAGATTTAGATGCAGTGAAAGAGGTTGTTGGTAAATGAAATTCTTGAAGCAAAAACAGCAATATCAGCAGCAGAAATGGAAATGTTGGCAATAAAATCCAGAGGGCTTACCACCAGGAGAACGGAAATCATACTCTGGAACTTTAAAGGCTGGTTCAGAGCCCAGGCCAATCTCTGAAACTACAGAAGCTATGACAGCACTAAGTATTACCATGGAAGTAGTATTTGTGAGTGGTAAAGATTGATCTGCAGGTGACGGCCACAAGACGGATTCTACAGCAAAAAAACAACCAGCAACAGCAGCATTGAAACCAGCAGAGAGGCCAGCAGCGGATCCAGCGGCGAGAAGGGAGAGCATTCTGCCAGAACCAGAAGCCTTGTCAAGCCCTTTGGCAATGGAGGTACCAATGTCGACGCTGGGACCCTCAGGACCCAAGGAATTACCGGTGCCTAAAGTAAAAGAAGCTGCCATAGCCTTGAAGAAAGGGCGGGAAGCAGGAGGAGAACGTGAACGGAGGAGGTTGAGCAGAGCCACAACAACACCTCCGAAAGCCGGAACTAGTATTACTCTGG
This is a stretch of genomic DNA from Lotus japonicus ecotype B-129 chromosome 1, LjGifu_v1.2. It encodes these proteins:
- the LOC130732822 gene encoding chloride channel protein CLC-e, which produces MMFLNELVLVGEEVVDEEMVGSGCMMRVGVQPSWQRHPIVAEEAVKLIPIRWFPASKSNNGRRISRRRRPFCVPEPPDNRGFASASASEQVELELKLFTGRIRNSGIISSCTVGLLTGVAVVLFNNVVHEIRDFFWDGIPYRGASWLREAPIQETWTRVILVPAFGGVVVALLNLLRSRSPPASRPFFKAMAASFTLGTGNSLGPEGPSVDIGTSIAKGLDKASGSGRMLSLLAAGSAAGLSAGFNAAVAGCFFAVESVLWPSPADQSLPLTNTTSMVILSAVIASVVSEIGLGSEPAFKVPEYDFRSPGELPLYLLLGILCGLVSLALSWCTSYMLTIFDNLHKATGIPRASFPVLGGLSVGLTALAYPEILYWGFENVDILLESRPFVKGLSTDLLLQLIAVKIVATSLCRASGLVGGYYAPSLFIGGATGMAYGKLIGLAVSESSPLVNLSVLEVASPQAYGLVGMAATLAGVCQVPLTAVLLLFELTQDYRIVLPLLAAVGVSSWISSIQTKRGDDRETKKLKLENSSSASLPEISSCSSIESSTGNTFSEGVSSLSNLCQVESSLCVDDNVETTYLTRRTFVSEAMKTRYVSVSMCTLLTEVIDLMLVEKQSCAVIVDTDDTLIGLLTLRDIQDYGKFAKARSKNPKELLVSELCLLDGGICSVPWTATPDMELRFAQMIMKEHGVDQVPVVRNIYEKTYPVGILDPDSINLTCSALATRESLS